The DNA sequence ACAAATGGGACATTTCAAGAAAGGAAGTTTGGATACTGCTGATGGaacttttttcctcttgttttcctTTCATCTTCCAGCAGGTCTATTTTagctgttaaaattattttttactgtttttatgtcaactattaaaaaacaaaattcttaacTCAGACCCTAATCCCTGTGTTTACTTCAATAGAAACAAGTAGCTCTGACATTACACAATGTTACcaagacaattaaaaatatatccctTCCTCAGACAAGGCCTTGTTAGGAGATCATGATGAAAGCCAACTAGAATTGTCTTAaaagaaatcatttggtttttactTTAATTGGTCTGACCAGAAGGTATATTTACCCAGTCAAAACAAACTTTCTCGGCTACTGATGAAAAAGCCCACCGTCTGGCTAGGATCCCAGCGTGCTCAGATGGACAGACTCGTGCCAGCGGCCACAGGCTCTAAAGCATGCCCGGCGCTGCATCTGCACATAAGTGCTGTGGGCTGGCTCTGACTAGTCTAGGTATAGCGACAAGAGCCTACTCCTCTCTAGCCATGTTTTCATGAGGTTTCAAAAGGAAGTAAATATCAAGGGGCTCTGTTCCAAACTGTCCCAGCTTTCTTTTGCCCAGACtttcaaaggaaggaaggaagacccTCACAGATTCAGGGCACAAGGCCAGGCCAGAGTGTCCCCATCTCCTGGTCCATTCCCCCGTCTTCAGCGAACCCTTCTCTCAATAGATCCAGCTTGCACAGGTGACCCGACAGCTCCAGCCAGGTAATCCTCACAGCCACCCAAGGACAGCCTCAAGCTGGGCCTCAGCTGGctcttccctgcttccttccctctttctcttccactCCAGACTGACTCTGACCTACCATCAACTCCAGACATTCCCCCTCACTCAGCCCTTGGGCACCCCCACTCTGCTTCTGTCCAACAAAATCCCAGCCAAGGGACATCCAAGGCTTAAACACAATTCAAATACCAGTCACTGCCAGGCATAACATGGGAATTTCATTATCTGCTGTTGACAGCAGCACAACtgagaaaagactcacagaccGTGTCTGGCAACAAATGCACATTAAATCATTTGAGCCTAAAAATATGCACAAAGGAGATTCAGGAAACAAGACTGTACCTAAAGTACAATGTCAGCATGTAACATGATGGGTAAGGATCAAGTTCATAAATCAATAGAgtacatattatataaaataacaggATGGAATTCAAACACACAAGCTAAACAATTACTTCAGCTCAGAAGAGTAGCACGTCCCCTCAGAAGCTAGTTGGGCCTCTTCCCCAACTGGACATACACTGAACCTCTGCATTATATTATCCTACCTAACCCATCACATAAGTAAGCAGATAAAATTAATGATACCCTTTCTCGAGCTTCAACTTAGATAATGTCCTGGCCTGAAGAGGATTGCCGTGACGGTCGTGCACAGGGAAACCGTACACACATGGGAGTAAAGAAAAGGGATGTCCCACTTAAAACACCTTTATGTGAATATAAAGGAATTTGTGAATTAAGGAAATCCACTCAACTAAAAGTGGGAACTCTTTCCACAACAGGAAACATTCCATTGCTTACagatctttgtgtgtgtgtgtgagcacagaGCAGTCAGACCCACCTGGACATCCACCACACCTGAGCCAGCCACCTCCTCTCACTCTGCTGGTTTGGCACGGTTGcacacacactgtcatacacaacaatGTAAGAAGCAAGCTAACTACAGCACCATCAAAGGAACCAcaagataacaaaaaaataaacaatttctaATAAGCAAAGTCATAAACTTATTCCTAACAATCATCCTAAAGTCATACATTCAGCGGAAACATCCAGATGCAGGTTTGCAGAAAGTATGCAAAGCATCTATTAGAATAACTAGGATTGTATGCCAGTCCaagaaaacagacataaaaaTATGGGACAAAATTAAACATGGGCTCTGCAAATATCAAAGCAACAGGACTAAAATTCTGAAGTAGTTCTCAGGAAACACTGAGGACACTGACAAGCATGAAATAACCCTATCACacccacaacaaacacaggggcTTCCTACTCATCTGCCTCACAGGGACACAAACACAGCGAGCTTCAAAAACACACTGCTTGGCTCATGTGCAACAACAGCCATTAAGTGGGCATCCCAGGAAGATCACTTGGCCCTAACATGGAACTAAAGAGGAGTTAGCTGCATGCCACAAAGACATAATCATTTCACTTTAGGTCTCCATCTCCTTCACCATCCCCTTGGATGGACTTTTTGATACGAAGCAACATGGTAGTAAGCCACTGATCCAAGCGAGATATTGAGTCAAATTCCTTCACCTAGTTTAAGGGAAGAGGAACACGAATTATTCCatggagataaaataaaaatataaaacagtgtCCCACACTGTTTAAACACTTATCGTGATAATCTGCCAACtttctctatttaaaataatacattccaGTTTGTAAGTTTCTCCATTAAGAACTGTTTATGTTTTCATTATCCTGTGACTATTCAATGGAGTTAGTGACAAGTTCTTGTACTTTTCATATTGCTCTGTGTGATAGCAAAAATTCACAAGAGCCTTTATAATGGAAGAGGAGCACATTTAACGTGACAAAGGAAGTTAGACCCTGTGTAAGAATAAGGAAAGCACATGGAAAAGTAATACTGCTCCAATATTCACAGACCGTTAACAAATGCACCAGCACAGACAGGATGCATGGAAGCAGAATTCCTTTAACTCATTTCAATGCATtaccaaaaaatgaaattttgataggATGCAAATGGCTTGGTAGCAAAAGTTAATTGAGAAAACATTCCTTTCCTCCATTGCTTCAAAGCCatgatgaataaattaatggaGGATACTGAGAAATTTGCCTGATTCTGAACAAAAGATGTCAAaagatgggaaaacagaaaactaatGAGTGTAAAGGAATAATCCTCCATTTATTGTATGTCAGACTATAGCAAACCCtcactgctttgtttttatattttaaattatattaagggACTCGACTTTACATTTATGGACAGATTTTCAAAAAAACGTTCGAAAGCCAATTATAATATTATGTGTTGTTTTCTCTTGAATTTGCCTCACAGCTAAATTCAGCATGGCTAACAGAACAAATGTCTGACCTTGGGAAATATAACTTGAATTTACTggaataatgttaaaaaaaaaatgttcagcatttatacaatgaaaaagacaagaagtgtCTAAAACTTAAACCTTCAAAGGATGTGTGTATTCCAAAGATAACCTACCGCTTCGGTGTACGCTTCACTGTTCTGTTCCTCATGGGCTTCTAGAAGTTTCTGGTAGcataaatatggaaaaattacTGAAATCTATGAACAGgtattttaaatacagaaatagcCTTAGTGTAACATCATGTTGCCAAATACAGGACAAAAGTGAGGAAATACTCAAATACCGGTCAGCAGTTATCCCAAGTCTGAGACCCAATTATTGTGCTAATGCTTCTGAATTGCCTGTTTCAGAACACGATGCTTATGTCCCCAACTCTTATGGCATCTGTGGCTTATTATACAAAAGCAGCAAAGTACCAAGGCTCCTTAATTAACAGACTTCAGAGAATTAAACCTTCACTTTACACCTAGTCCCACCTGAAAGCAAAGGCTTTTTTCTTCTAAGTCTACTACTTACTTTCAATAATTTACATTCTCTTGAATCAGTAAATGCTGGAAACATTTCCTCGTATTTCTCAAGAGCAAGCTAAGAGAGAAAAACCACTTGATTAATGTCTGATTCAATGAATCAGGAAACAAAGCTTTGAAGCTTTCTATTAATTTCAGTAAGATTTACTGACATCCTATGCAAGTGTGTAAGAGGTATGCTGttaaactcaatagcaaaatcaACTCTGGAAcctgatttattttgaatttttgatcTTAGGAATAAATTTCTAAACCAATTTTTCTGAATTAGGTTGCTGCAAAGACAATGTGAACCAAACTAATTCTTAAAAACTCACATACCAGGTGTGTTTCCATGCACTGAAGAGAGAAGTTCTTTCTTAACACTGTTCAGATTCCAAGTAAAACAGCCAGCCCACCAAGGTTGGGGGAATCTCTCTTTCTGTTCTCCCAAGTCCAGACACTGGCTGCCCAATCTCTGCCTCTCATCTCTCACCTTTCACGTTGCTTTCCACTTTCTCCCCAACCCTCATTCGAAACCCATTCCTAAGTTTAACAAAAAGGATGTTATTCTACCTGCACCATCTCCCTCTCAActccttaatttctttaaagcaGAACTACCAAAGGGAACATGGATGCCAGGGAACTTTAAGAGGACAGCTTCTGCAACTGATACACGATCATAGCTGGGCCCGTATCACAGCATTACTACTGGCACAATTTGTAATGTACCTGGTTTAGTCTTGCTACTATCAAGTATCACCAACGTGGTATCAAGAATGACAGAGTACCAGAGGGCTGTTCTTACAGATGAAGTACATCAAAGAACTAGCACTGAAGGACTCTTTACCTTGGCATTCAATTCATCTACTATGAAGTGACAGAGAGCTGCTTTAAAGAAGTAATCTTTTGCACTGTACTTCAACAGAGGGTTATCCATGGTGTTTGCCCCAACCTAGGCAGAGAGAGCAAGCAGTTAGATTTAAAAAGTTTGTCTTCTTATATTAGGCAAAGTGATTCTTTAGAAAATAGTTCTGTATCTTACATTAGTTCAGCtatgaaatatattcttttaacccAGTATCACATAACAGAAAATCTTACTAGGCAAGAAACAATAACAACGTTCTGACCTGTTAAAAATGATTCAGAAGATCTCCATTTCCAGAGAGATGGAATAGACACACTTTCCCCTATCCTTCCTGCTAAGTACAACTAAAAGACCCAGTTCCTACACATGAAAGAAACATAAGACTGAGAAATGGAAAGAGGAGAGCAGACCAGCTGGGAACCCCAAGACACAGGAAAAGTAGGGCAGTGAGCTCCCTGGGTTTACTTTATCTTTTATACACCCTgacttggaaaagaagaagtcacCAACCCATAAATGCCAGGGGGTAcagcaaaaagtaaaaaagagaatAGACAAAAGTCTGCTCTTTCTAGCCCAGGAAAGGGGAAGCCTAGAAACTCTTAGATAATTACTACTCTACCCCAGCCAAACACTGCAGAAAACCTGCAGCCCCACCTGTACTCAGAGCAGCAAAGGGAGCCACAACATCTGTCCTCTGAAGGTGCAAGAAGACCCCAACACCTCTGCAAAGTGGCTTCAGAGGCTGAGAAGGGAGACAAGCCTTCAACCCTGCCAGCTGGCAAGGGCCCCCCTCTGCCCCTGCTGCAGAGATGGTGCAGACCCGGCAGCAGTGAGGCACCCCTCATGTCCCAGTGGGCGTGGTTTCAGAGGAGGCCTAGTGGCGAGGAGCCTGACCTTCAACCTACAGCTGTCAGTGATGGAGTGACATGCCCTCTCCCTCCGCCAGAGCAGTGTCATGGAAAAGTAGGCGAAAGAGAGTTTAAGTAAGATCTAGTCTTATTGGAAAATGTCCAGGTTTCAATCGAAACTCATTTGTATTACCAAACAAGGGAAAATCTCAAGCTGAATGGAAAAAGACAACTAAAAAAGGACAGCTCTGAATCacaaacgagaaaggaaaaatcacgacggaccccacagaaatacaaagaattattagagagtactatgaaaacctatatgctaacaagctgggaaacctaggagaaatggacaacttccttgaaaaatacaaccttccaagactgacccagaaagaaacagaaaatataaacagaccaattatcagcaaagaaattgaagcggtaatcaaaaaactaccaaagaacaaaacccctgggccagatggatttacctcggaattttattagacatacagagaagacataacacccattctccttaaagttttccaaaaaatagaagaggagggaatactcccaaactcattctatgaagacaacatcaccctaataccaaaaccaggcaaagaccccaccaaaaaagaaaactacagaccaatatccctgatgaatgtacatgcaaaaatactcaacaaaatattagcaaaccgaattcaaaaatacatcaaaaggatcgtacaccatgaccaactgggattcatcccagcgatgcaaggatggtacaacatttgaaaatccatcaacatcatccaccacatcaacaaaaagaaagacaaaaaccacatgatcatctccatagatgctgaaaaagcatttgacaaaattcaacatccattcatgataaaaactctcaacaaaatgggtatagagggcaagtacctcaacataataaaggccatatatgataaacccacagccaacatcatacttaacagcgagaagctgaaagcttttcctctgagatcaggaacaagacagggatgcccactatccccactgttattcaacatagtactagaggtcctagccacagcaattagacaaaacaaagaaatagaaggaatccaaattggtaaagaagttaaactgtcactatttgcagatgacatgatattgtacataaaaaaccctaaagactcccctgcgaaactactagagctaatatcagaattcagcaaagttgcaggctacaaaattaacacacagaaatctgtggctttcctatacactaagagtgaaccaatagagagagaaatcaggaaaacaattccattcacaatggcatcaaaaagaataaaatacctaggaataaacctaaccaaggaagtgagagacatatactctgaaaactataagacactcttaagagaaattaaaaaggtcactaacaaatggaaactcatcccatgctcttggctaggaagaattaatatcgtcaaaatggccatcctgcccaaagcaatatacagagtcgatgcaatccctatcaaattaccaacagctttcttcaatgaactggaacaaatagttcaaaaattcatatggaaacaccaaagaccccgaatagccaaagcaatcctgagaaggaagaataaagtggggggatctcactccccaacttcaagctctactacaaagccacagtaatcaagacagtttggtactggcacaagaacagagccacagaccagtggaacagaatagagactccaaacattaacccaaacatatatggtcaactaatattcgataaaggggccatggacatacaatggggaaatgacagtctcttcaacagatggtgctggcaaaactggacagctacatgtaagagaatgaaactggattactgtctaaccccatacacaaaagtgaattcgaaatggatcaaagacttgaatgtaagtcatgaaaccataacactcttagaaaaaaacataggcaaaaatctcttggacataaacatgagtgacttctttttgaacatatctccccgggcaagggaaacaaatgcaaaaatggacaaatgggtctatatcaagctgaaaagcttctgtatagcaaaggacaccatcaatagaacaaaaaggtatcctacagtatgggagaatatattcataaatgacagatccgataaaggattgacatccaaaatatataaagagctcacacacctcaacaaacaaaaagcaaataatccaattaaaaaatgggcagaggagctgaatagacagttctctaaagaagaaattcagatgaccaacagacacatgaaatgatgctccacatcgcttgtcatcagagaaatgcaaattaaaaccacaatgagatatcatctcacaccagtaaggatggctaccatccaaaagacaaacaacaacaaatgttggtgaggttgtggagaaaggggaaccctcctacactgctggtgggaatgtaaattagttcaaccattgtggaaagcagtatggaggttcctcaaaatgctcaaaatagaaataccatttgacccaggaattccacttctagcaatttaccctaagaatgcagcactccagtttgaaaaagagagatgcacccttatgtttatcgctgcactatttacaatagccaagatatggaagcaacctaaatgtccatcagtagatgaatggataaagaagatgtggtacatatacacaatggactattactcagctataataaaaaaacagatcctaccatttgcaacatgaatggagctagagggtattatgctcagtgaaataagccaggcggagaaagacaagtaccaaatgatttcactcatatgtggagtataagaacaaaagaaaactgaaggaacaaagcagcagcagaagcacagaacccaagaatggactaacagttactaaagggaaagggactggggaagacaggtgggaatggagggataagggcaggaaaagagaaagggggcattacaattaacatgtataatatgggggggggcacggggagggctgtgcaacacagagtagacaagtagtgattttacagcatcttcctatattgagggacaatgactgtgaatgggtatgtaggggggacttggtgaagggggggacctagtaaacataatgtccttcatgtaatatagattaatgataccaaaataaaattaataaaaattaaaaaaaaaggacagctCTGAGATGGAAGGAATGTTAGAATTATTGAACAGAAATTTTAAAGGAGCCCTGACTAAAATGCTCCAGACTGGTGAAGTAAAACTATCATTactggcagatgacatgattctgtATAAAGAAaaccctatcaaaaaaaaaagaagaagaaaagaaaagaaaaaccattagAGCTAATAAGCAAGTTCAGCAAGGGTACAGTATGGAAAACTAGCAATTAACAATCTGAGAAGTAAATTGAAAAAACAGTTTCATTTACAATAgaatcaaaaagagtaaaatacttgaGTATATGCAACCAAAGAAGTGCAAGGCTTGCACACTAAAAACTCCAAACTTTGTTAACAAAACTAAAGATGATCTAAATAAATGCAAAGGCACCCTGTGTCCATAGATTTTAAGACTTGATGTTGCTAAAATGGCAATACTTTCCATACtggtttacagattcaatgtgggCTTCGTCGCAGAGACTGACAAACTAATCCTAAATTCATAAGGAAATGCaagggaccccaaatagccaaaacaatcttgacaaGACCAACAAAGTTGGAGCACTCACGCTGCAGGATTTCAAACCTTAACCACAAAGCTTGagtgatcaaaacagtgtggtgctggcacagaccaatggaatcaagcccagaaataaaccttgcATATTGGGCAAGTAATTTTCAACatgggtgccaagaccattcaatgacAAAAGGACAGTgtattcaacaaatggtgctgggaaaatggaTACCTACATGCGAAGGAGTGAAGCCagacccttacctcacaccatattcagaaaagtaactcaaaatggatcaagtaCTTTATTCTagaagctaaaattataaaactcttaggacaAAACATAGTGGAAAAACTTTCATTACCATGGGTTTGGGCAATGAATTTTTAGATATGACATGAAACATATagtcaacaaaggaaaaaattgataaattggactccatcaaaatttaaaactctaCACATCAAAGGACACTAATAACAGTAAAAAGGCAACCAACAGAAtgggaaatatttgtaaaatgtgtctctgataagggattaatatccagaatatataagaatttataaaactcaacaccaaaatacaAGCCCAAGAATGGGCAAGGGGCCCAGAACAGGTGTTTCTCCAAAGACACAAAACtaaccaataagcacatgaaaacatgctcaacacaTTAATTATTAAGGAGATGGAAATCAGTAACACAGTAAGATATACTTTATACTCATTAGAGCAgccattataaaaaagaaacagagaacaacaaatattggtgaggacatggagaaactaGAACCCTTGTGctttgctggtgggaaagtaaaatggtgtagccagtGTGAAAGAGTCTgacaattcctcaaaaagttaaaaatggccttgccacatgacccagcaatcccaatCCTATGTAAATAACCAAAAGAACTACAAACATATCCCCACAAAGACATGAACAtagatgttcacagcagcattattcataataggccCAAAGTGAAAACAATCCAAACATCCATTAGATACATGACTAAACAAAGGGTGTACTATTACTGAgctatgaaaaggaatgaaatatcaATAACACACTAAACATATATGAACCTTGAAAAATTATGCTAAGtgcaagaagccagtcacaaaaggtcacatattatatgatttcacaaATGGCCTAGAATAAGCAAATCCACTGAGACAGAGGAGATAGTGGTTTCCAGAGTCTGGGGAGAGAACTGCTCTGTAAGGTGATGAACTGTTTGCATGCAGGTAGTGGTGATGGCTATGCAGCTCTGTGAGTACACTGAAACCCACTGACCTGTACTCTGTAAGGGGATGGAATTATATGATGTGTggattgtatctcaataaagagcaaaatgaaagtttaattggaaaaaagactcagaaagacttCTCCTGAAAACTGAACAGACAGCAGTGACCTCACCTGCTCGTAGATCTCGATGGCTTTCTGGTACTGCTCAAGCTGGGCAGCATATGCTGCCACTTTCAGCAGACA is a window from the Manis javanica isolate MJ-LG chromosome 5, MJ_LKY, whole genome shotgun sequence genome containing:
- the NAPB gene encoding beta-soluble NSF attachment protein isoform X3 — encoded protein: MTLLPALWMLGMLTKRRTPKGRFTIAAKHHITIAEIYETELVDIEKAIAHYEQSADYYKGEESNSSANKCLLKVAAYAAQLEQYQKAIEIYEQVGANTMDNPLLKYSAKDYFFKAALCHFIVDELNAKLALEKYEEMFPAFTDSRECKLLKKLLEAHEEQNSEAYTEAVKEFDSISRLDQWLTTMLLRIKKSIQGDGEGDGDLK